TAGAATTCAATCTTTCTCTTTTTCGTAACAGGTGCAGGCAGCAGGGAGCCGTCTACTTCGAAATTATACAACCAGGTTTTGCCCATAGCCCATTCCGTACGCTTAAACAATTCCAGTTTGTGATGCCCGTTTTTAAGTCCGCTTACCAGCGTATAGGTATGTACGGTACTATCCGGCTGAATTTTACTGATCACCTTTCCATCTATCACTACATTATAGAAATTTTCTCCCCGCTCATCTTTCAGCTTCACTTTTACCCCTGTTCCCTTAAAATTTATGCTCACCGTTGTCGCTGACCAGGATAGCTGTGCACTATTATCTGTCTGGACTACACGCCCCATATAATGGATGTGTGGGTCATTACTTTTAATGATTAAATTTTGTGCCTGCGTATGCAAATGAATCATTATCACGCATGTAAGCAACAGGCAAAGGCGTTTTTTCATATCAAATGGATTTGTCGATGATGGAAATTAAGCGAGAATCTTTAATTATTAAAAATAATTATTTATTTTGCCGCGGTTATATATATAAAATTGTTGTTAGCTCATGAGATTTGTTAAGCAAACCGTGCTTTACTTCAAGGAGGGGACATCTGACAAAACTTACGAAATAGACCTATGTGAAACTGGCCCCGGACAATACATTGTGAACTTCCGCTATGGCAAGCGGGGAGCTGCACTTAAAGAAGGTAGTAAAACAGCCACCCCCGTTACACTGGTGGAGGCTACCGCTATTTTCGATGCATTGGAAAAGGAAAAACGTAGCAAGGGATATACCGGCGAAGGCGATGGTGTAGCCACCGTAGCTTATACCCCTATCTCGGTAGAGGATGTCGCTGACCCCGCCCACAAAGCAATCCTGAAAAGGCTGGATGATGCCATGACCGGCAAACAATCCTTTAAGACAAAATGGTCGACATCCCGCGTGATCTGGGCTGCCGGCGAATTGAAAATTCGTGCGGCCGCTCCTGTTATCCTGCGCCTGATTGAGAAAGGCAATGCCATGCAGCGTTATGCTTGTATCTGGGCATTGGGCCGATGTGGTGACCCCGCTGCCGTTTCATTAGTCAGCTCCTATATAGATAATAGCACTTACCCGCAATACCTGCGGCAAATGGCTGCAAACGCTGTGTTGCAACTCCTGTCGGGCGAGGAACGTACTGCTTTCATTACCCGTTCGCTACACGCCCTGCCACCAGAGTTCCAGGCAGCCATCACTGCGCAGGATATGCAGGCGCTCACACAACTGCTGGATCAGCGGGTGATGAAACTCACCGAGCCTACTTACCAGTTGCTGGAAGACCTGTATATCGTTGCAGCTGATAATATGCCTGTCAGACAACTGCTGCATAGTTTATTCGCTGCCTTACCTTTACGCCCATCGTATTTCCGGCATATCCGTCACCTTTATAAGCAGGCGGAAATGCGTGATGATCATGGGTTGACGGCGCTCTTCTCCGGGCGTTTTGAAAGGGAAACGCATATGTTCAGCACCAATGGTAAACCACCTGCTGAACTGAAGAAGCCATTGAGCAGACTAGCTTATTCCAATCGCACACGTCGCCATTTAAGGGCCAGGACACTGCGCCGCCTGCAGGCATATGGTATGCGTGGAGAAATGGAATATGTAAAACTCGCCACTGCACTCCTGTTACAATATGATGGGTCTTTGTCAATGTACAAAAGAGCGGCTTTCAGCCGGACTGTATACGGATATGATACCACCACAAGGCGCTATACTTCCCGTGAGATCCGCTATCCTGCTAATTCAGAGGCGGTTTTCCTGAACTATATATTAAGAGGCAATAACCCTGATTTAGTATTAAAAACCCAGGGAAGCCGCTGGGAATATATAGATCCCGAAGCCAACCAGGATGAAGCAAAGCCAAAGCAGGAGGAGCCGCCTAAGAAAGAAGGTTTCCTGAATCAACTGGGCAATCTTTTCAAAGCACCTAAGAAGGAAGAATCCGGGCAGCCAAAAGAATCCACTGAAAAAGTGGTAGTGGATGAGCCACACAGCGATATTCCTTTCAGGGCGCTCTGGCACCAGTTACCACAGGCATTCATCCAGCTGCTCATCAGTGGCCGCATGGAAGACGTACATGCCTTTGCGTATGCAGAACTGCAGGCGAGTCCGCAGTTTGAAGCCATCAAAGAAAAAATCGATGCCAATGTGATTAGTGGCCTGCTCATTAATCCTTATTCCATTCCGCAGCAATTCGGGCTGGCACTGGCAAAAGAAAAATATAATCCTGCCTCCCCTTCTCTTCAGCTCTTTGTAGCGCTGATGAATAGTCCGCTGAAAGAAGCCAGGGAACTGGGTATTGAATGGATCAGGCAACACCTGGAATTCTGTTTCCAGCATACCGAATTCGTATCAGCACTCATCCTGGCTGTCTATGACGATGTAAGACAGATTGCCGTAGATCGTCTCAGCACTACACCGCTGCCGCTCGATAAGTGTCGCGTGATAATAGGCAGCGTGGTGGGCGTATTGCTGACACCCCGGGGATCTGATGCTGCCGTATATAAAATACTGACTGCTGGTTGCCGCATATTGGAACAGTACATGGTGACTGCCCTGGAAGAAGTAGATTTCAAGATCGTAGAAGATTTACTGAAATCCGGTATTCCACCGGCAGAAGCATTTGGTGTGCGATTGTTATTATTGAAGAAACAACCGCTGCAGCAGATCTCTGACGAAATCATTGCAGGCATCCTTGAAAATGCTTATCAGCCGGTAAGAGAAGGTGGTATTGCGATCCTGGCCAGTTTGACGAATGAAGAACTGCTGGCGCGTCCTGCCTTGTTATTCCAAACCTGTATTGCTTCGTATACAGATGTACGTCAGGGTGTTCGCCCTGTACTGGCAAGGCTCCAGAAGGAATACAAAGACCTTGCGATATGGCTGGTGAATGAACTGGTGCCTTTGCTCATGCGAAAGGAAACAGCTGCAGGTTTGCATAGTGACCTCGCCGATATACTGAGCAATGAACTGGTAGACCACTTGCATGATATTGACAAGGCCACTGCCTTACGACTGACTTATTCCAATTACCCAGCTACCCAGGCATTTGGTGTGCTGGTGCTGGAAAAATATATTCCACCTGAAGCATTAAGCCTCAAACAGGTGATTGCTACCGGTAATCATGAATTGCTGGAAGTACGTGAATGGTGCTGGCGTTTCTTCGAACAACAGTTGCCGCGTATCCGTTACGAAAGGGATGATGCAATCGGTTTGCTGGATGCGAAATGGGATGATACCCGCACTTTTGCTATACAGTTTTTCCGGACTCACTTCAGGGATGAAGACTGGTCGCCGGAAACACTCGTTGCCATAGCTGACAGCGTAAACCCAATCGTACAGGCATTTGGCAGGGAATTGCTGACACGTTTCTTTAAAGAAGCAGATGGTCTCAGTTACCTGTTAAAACTTAGTCAGCATCCGGGTGTAGCGATGCAAACTTTTGCGACCAATTACCTGGCGCAGTATGCAGCGGGTCAGCTGGATCGCCTGCAGGAACTGGAGTTTTATTTCCGTTCAGTACTGAGCAGGGTCAATAAAGCGAGGGTAGCGAAAGAACGCATCTTTGCATTCCTGGAACAGGAATCCCTGAAATCAACAGCAGCAGCGCAATACATAGCAGGTATCATCGCACATATCTCTGCAACGGTGGCTATTGGCGACAAAGCCCGTTGTATCCAGATCATGCGTAAGATACACCTGCAATACCCGGATATTACGCTGCCGGTTCAATTCATCGCTATTCCTGAGCATTCATCTTAAACCCTGATCACATGTTATTCAATTATAGATATAGCGGCAGTACGCAGGTATATAGCAATGCTACATCAGCAGGAATTTCATTTGCACCTGATACAAGACGTGAGCCTACTTTCTTTAATGGAAAGTTGCATAAAAAGCTGGCGTTCAGGGAAGCAATTTCTGCGTTGCATGATGTAGTGGTGTCAGATCTGCGATTCAAGCCAAAAGATAAAACCGAGTATAAGGAATGGGCCGCGCAGCAGGAAGCTGTATGGCTGGCGCAATATATGGGTCAGTATGATGCCAAAGCCAGTCAGGCGAAGATTAAACAGCTCCGTGAAGAACTGAATACTGTCAACATAGAGCGTGACAAGGTGATGGCGCCTTATTACACGGCACGTCGTAAATACTTCGATTACCTGTACCAAAAAGACAAAGATGCCTGGTTTGTGCTGGACCCCGTGATCAGCGTGCATCCTGATGAGATCTTTTTCGAGTGCTTTAGCCAGGATGAATCTGCTTACGGCAAACTAAGTGCGAGTTACAATGTATTTAAAGAGGTCAACGAATTTGAATGTGGTACTACCAACATTGATTATTCAGCGAACCTGTATAACGAGTTCCAGAAGATCCGTGACTATAAGGAAACGACCTTCACGGTAGATCCTTCCGGTTTCGCCGTGCAAACGACAAAGGAGGAGCTCTTCAAAGAAGTAAAGATCGATTTGCCGGATAGTTGGGTCAGGGGATTCCTGCAGGTGAGTTCAGCAATGACCTTACCCGCTGCCAGCTTTGATCTGCACCCGATGGATGTATATAATTTCTGTGCACAGCTGCGCCGCTTCAAGGAAAAGAAAGGACCGCGTTCTATTCGTTTTATATTGGAACCCGGGCAACCTGTGAAAGCGATCTTTGATCCCTGGGGTACGGAGATCGTGTGTGCGAGATCGGTATATACCGGTGCACAGCGCAGGGAGATCCGGATCTGGGGCCGCCGCCGTTTGTTAATATTGGAAAGACTGATCCCGGTAGCAAAGAAATTTACCGTTCACCTGACGGGGAATGGCCTGCCTTCCTTCTACATTGCGGATCTGGGCGATATGCAGTTCACACTGGGATTGAGTGGCTGGACGGCGAATGACTGGTCTCGTGCCGGGCAGTTTGACCTGATGGCGCCGAGAGGAACCGTGGACGATGCTACCAAGTTAATGATCTATGGCGATCTGCAACAGCACTGGTTTGGTACACCGGAGCAGATAGCTGCACGTACCGGTACTACGAAAGCTGCAGTAATGGCGGCATTGGGGATCTATACACAGGCGGGGATAGCGATTTATGATCTGCATTCAGGTTTTTATCGTTTACGTGAACTGAGCCGCGATCCATTACCACTGGACCAGTTACGCTTTTCAAATCCTGCGGAAGCCGCCGCTACCAGGCTTGTAGGCAGTGTGAAGTTCACTGCACAGGAAGTGCCGGGAGTAGGTGTACAACTGGAAGGTACGATCGGATCAAGAAATCGTTCATACAAACCCGTTATAGTAATTGATGCAGATGAAAGGATGGCTTCAGCACATTGTGACTGTAATCATTACCAGATGAATAAGTTACATAAAGGTCCGTGCGAACATATGCTGGCACTGCGTATGGCGTATGAACAGGAAAAACAAAAAGTATAAAAAAAAATAGCAGGGAATAGCAGAATATTGAAGAAAAGAATTATCTTTGATCCCGTAATGATAGAGAGTTATTCATCTCCAAAAATGAAATCTCTTTCAATAAAAAGTTCTTTATAAAGAGGAAATGATTGCACTTGCGCCCGTAAGGGACGAATGATGTTTCGTCATTCAGGTAACATGACTATACATGCTTCACTAAATGCAATCTTTACTTTGGGAGGGGCGTACTATAGTGCATTTTACAGTACTCGCCCCTGGGGCCATAAAATGCACTATAGTACGCCCCTCCCTGGAGTTGATTGATTTAGTCAAAGGCTTGCACGAAGGCCATTTCCTCTTTATAATTTACGATTGCCGATCAGTAGTTTTTACATCTACATGGATGGCTTTTTTACATCTTCACTTCCCTTTTCTCAAATTTCTGCTACTCCCCTGCTTCCATTCATTCATCATTTTATCTGAACTGGAATATGTCAGCAGGTTTGACCCGTCAACAATTATACGATCAGATTCGGGCTTCCTCTAAGGAAGAAGTAATTCTCGAAGGAATGCAACGCCTCGGCTTCTGGGCAAAGAGCGAAATCATGCCCAGTCTTCCGGAAATGATCATTCAAAAGGAAGGTGAACTCCGCAGAGAATTAAACCAACTCCTCAACGAACAGGGCCGATACAGAAATAAACAGCAGGTCCTTAACGACATGCGAAAAGAACGCATGGCTGCCGCCAAGGCAAAACGTGCGGAAACAAAAAAACGGAATGAAGAGAAACGCCTGCAAAGAGCGGCTGCATGGGCTGAAGAGAAAAAGAAAACCATCCTCTACCTCGGCGAAGACGTTTCTGCAGGCTTAAATAAAACGACCTCTAATACCGAACAACTACAGAAATTCGGTTTACCTGTATTGAATGATGCCGTTCAACTGGCAGCAGCAATGGGGCTGAGCCTCGGCAAACTCCGCTTCCTGGCATTTGACAGGAAAGTAGGTACCGTATCCCATTACAAACGCTTTTACCTGCCTAAAAAGTCAGGCGGCCGCAGGCTGATCTCTGCGCCCATGCCACAACTCAAAGCGGCACAGTACTGGGTACTGGAGCATATCTTGTACAAGGTGCCAAACAGTGAAGCCGCTCATGGTTTCGTTCCCGGCAAATCTATCGTTACTAATGCGCGTAATCACGTCGGCCAGGACGTGGTGATCAATATCGACCTCAAAGATTTTTTCCCGACTATTGAATATAAACGTGTCAAAGGGCTTTTTGTCAAGCTGGGTTACAGTGAACAGGTTGCCACCATCCTTGGCCTGCTCTGTACCGAACCCGAAGTAGACCAGGTAGCCCTGGATGGCAAGGAATACTTTGTCGCAAATA
This window of the Chitinophaga sancti genome carries:
- a CDS encoding WGR domain-containing protein produces the protein MRFVKQTVLYFKEGTSDKTYEIDLCETGPGQYIVNFRYGKRGAALKEGSKTATPVTLVEATAIFDALEKEKRSKGYTGEGDGVATVAYTPISVEDVADPAHKAILKRLDDAMTGKQSFKTKWSTSRVIWAAGELKIRAAAPVILRLIEKGNAMQRYACIWALGRCGDPAAVSLVSSYIDNSTYPQYLRQMAANAVLQLLSGEERTAFITRSLHALPPEFQAAITAQDMQALTQLLDQRVMKLTEPTYQLLEDLYIVAADNMPVRQLLHSLFAALPLRPSYFRHIRHLYKQAEMRDDHGLTALFSGRFERETHMFSTNGKPPAELKKPLSRLAYSNRTRRHLRARTLRRLQAYGMRGEMEYVKLATALLLQYDGSLSMYKRAAFSRTVYGYDTTTRRYTSREIRYPANSEAVFLNYILRGNNPDLVLKTQGSRWEYIDPEANQDEAKPKQEEPPKKEGFLNQLGNLFKAPKKEESGQPKESTEKVVVDEPHSDIPFRALWHQLPQAFIQLLISGRMEDVHAFAYAELQASPQFEAIKEKIDANVISGLLINPYSIPQQFGLALAKEKYNPASPSLQLFVALMNSPLKEARELGIEWIRQHLEFCFQHTEFVSALILAVYDDVRQIAVDRLSTTPLPLDKCRVIIGSVVGVLLTPRGSDAAVYKILTAGCRILEQYMVTALEEVDFKIVEDLLKSGIPPAEAFGVRLLLLKKQPLQQISDEIIAGILENAYQPVREGGIAILASLTNEELLARPALLFQTCIASYTDVRQGVRPVLARLQKEYKDLAIWLVNELVPLLMRKETAAGLHSDLADILSNELVDHLHDIDKATALRLTYSNYPATQAFGVLVLEKYIPPEALSLKQVIATGNHELLEVREWCWRFFEQQLPRIRYERDDAIGLLDAKWDDTRTFAIQFFRTHFRDEDWSPETLVAIADSVNPIVQAFGRELLTRFFKEADGLSYLLKLSQHPGVAMQTFATNYLAQYAAGQLDRLQELEFYFRSVLSRVNKARVAKERIFAFLEQESLKSTAAAQYIAGIIAHISATVAIGDKARCIQIMRKIHLQYPDITLPVQFIAIPEHSS
- a CDS encoding reverse transcriptase family protein, whose translation is MSAGLTRQQLYDQIRASSKEEVILEGMQRLGFWAKSEIMPSLPEMIIQKEGELRRELNQLLNEQGRYRNKQQVLNDMRKERMAAAKAKRAETKKRNEEKRLQRAAAWAEEKKKTILYLGEDVSAGLNKTTSNTEQLQKFGLPVLNDAVQLAAAMGLSLGKLRFLAFDRKVGTVSHYKRFYLPKKSGGRRLISAPMPQLKAAQYWVLEHILYKVPNSEAAHGFVPGKSIVTNARNHVGQDVVINIDLKDFFPTIEYKRVKGLFVKLGYSEQVATILGLLCTEPEVDQVALDGKEYFVANTPRHLPQGAPGSPAITNLICYGLDKRFEGLAKKFGYTYSRYADDMTFSTKGEAADKIGQLLWSVKQVVKEEGFHMHPDKLKVMRKGDKREVTGIVVNEKLSLDRETLRKFRALLHQIEKTGLANKQWGNGNIISSIEGFANYVAMVKPEAGRQLKDKIKLLMNRDDLKAQARAMMTGAPVPAAKEDNSPKKEDGNWWNVV